In Chryseobacterium camelliae, one DNA window encodes the following:
- a CDS encoding choice-of-anchor L domain-containing protein, which yields MKRHLLLFFLFIIPLNFFYSQNVFPRKPQKEQKSALTMKAGAFIDINAPSYNESNYTITQLVKDVLISSGTNSCVTPNVSNVQVSPNLPASNANRSWGYFNKATTAFPFKDGIILSTGYANRGGNSFISSTLSDNIGTGSDPDLVAATNPTQTLNNAVILEFDFVPTSSQVKFNYLFASEEYTGSFPCSFSDAFALLLKPVGSTAPYVNMAVLPSGAGPVSVTNIHPAIAGSCGAVNETYFGGYNTSNIETNFNGRTIPLTATATVVPGQAYHFKMVLADAGDTAYDSAVFLEGGSFNIGVELLDPSGATLPEEINVCDNVPQVITASVNDPNLAYQWYFNGNPVAGATTSTITAVQPGVYTIEVSVPGNPCPGKATIKINGGTTPVANDATLLLCTTPDITTFDLSTILPTISTTPGAVFRIYVNQADAIAQNNNYITNILNYNGTDGQILYVVVSNGGFCSKTVQLKLLKETTPTASLVATKLKICPGETVGLTATGGTTYEWSNFQGTGNTQSVTLYNTTTFTVYAIGAKGCRSLNPATVTIEVIPEMTSPLMDVEMCMGDRVVLDAGAGPNYTYLWSTGATTQTINVDQLGIYTVAVNNGYCTRTFTSHVMAAASPFISGLDYGNNTLTITAVGPMINNMPTTLEYSADGGISWQASNVFTNLQNNTNYNIQVRTVGTHCVGALDFFTLQISNIITPNQDGINDVLDLSALGNFKNFTGSVYDRYGSEIFRFSKQNPVWNGTVGGKRLPTATYWYKFNYEYPKSKAQMNWSGWIMLKNRE from the coding sequence ATGAAGAGACATCTACTGTTATTTTTCCTTTTTATAATTCCATTAAACTTTTTTTATTCGCAAAATGTCTTTCCGCGGAAGCCTCAAAAAGAGCAGAAGTCCGCACTTACCATGAAAGCAGGTGCTTTTATTGATATAAATGCTCCTTCCTATAACGAAAGCAATTATACCATTACACAACTGGTTAAAGATGTCCTGATTTCTTCGGGAACCAACTCCTGTGTAACCCCAAACGTTTCCAATGTTCAGGTAAGTCCTAACCTTCCTGCCAGTAATGCTAACCGTTCATGGGGCTATTTTAACAAAGCTACTACAGCATTTCCTTTTAAAGATGGAATCATCCTTTCTACCGGATATGCCAATAGAGGGGGGAATTCCTTTATCAGCAGTACATTGAGTGATAATATAGGAACGGGGAGTGACCCGGACCTTGTGGCCGCCACCAATCCTACACAAACGCTTAATAATGCCGTAATCCTGGAATTCGACTTTGTCCCTACATCATCACAGGTAAAGTTCAACTACCTTTTTGCTTCTGAAGAATATACGGGATCCTTTCCATGCAGCTTTTCAGATGCTTTTGCACTTTTGTTAAAGCCTGTCGGCAGTACAGCTCCTTATGTAAATATGGCAGTACTTCCGAGTGGAGCAGGACCGGTAAGTGTAACCAACATCCATCCTGCTATTGCAGGATCCTGTGGTGCTGTAAACGAAACCTATTTCGGAGGGTATAACACATCAAACATAGAAACCAACTTCAACGGACGTACCATTCCGCTTACGGCTACCGCTACGGTAGTTCCCGGACAGGCTTACCACTTTAAAATGGTTTTGGCCGATGCAGGAGATACGGCTTACGATTCTGCAGTTTTCCTTGAAGGAGGATCATTCAATATCGGGGTAGAACTCTTGGACCCTTCAGGTGCAACTTTACCAGAAGAAATCAATGTATGTGATAATGTTCCTCAGGTAATCACGGCTTCCGTGAACGACCCTAACCTTGCTTATCAGTGGTACTTTAACGGTAATCCGGTGGCAGGTGCAACTACCAGTACCATAACCGCAGTACAGCCAGGTGTTTACACCATTGAGGTAAGCGTTCCCGGAAATCCTTGCCCGGGTAAAGCCACGATAAAAATCAATGGGGGAACAACTCCTGTGGCCAATGATGCTACGCTGCTGCTCTGTACTACGCCAGATATCACCACTTTTGATCTCAGCACGATTTTACCAACAATAAGTACTACACCGGGTGCCGTATTCCGCATCTATGTGAATCAGGCAGATGCCATCGCGCAGAACAATAACTACATTACGAATATCCTTAATTATAATGGAACGGATGGCCAAATCCTGTATGTAGTAGTTTCCAATGGAGGCTTCTGCAGCAAGACAGTACAGTTGAAACTTCTGAAAGAAACCACACCAACAGCTAGTTTGGTAGCAACGAAACTTAAAATCTGCCCGGGAGAGACGGTGGGCTTAACGGCAACCGGAGGAACCACCTACGAATGGAGCAACTTCCAGGGTACCGGAAATACCCAGAGCGTTACGCTATATAATACCACTACGTTTACCGTATATGCTATCGGTGCGAAAGGATGCCGTTCTCTAAATCCTGCAACCGTTACCATAGAGGTAATTCCGGAAATGACTTCGCCGCTTATGGATGTGGAAATGTGTATGGGAGACCGTGTTGTTCTGGATGCCGGGGCAGGACCTAATTATACTTACCTCTGGAGTACCGGGGCAACGACCCAGACGATCAATGTAGATCAGTTGGGAATATATACGGTAGCCGTTAACAACGGATACTGTACAAGAACCTTTACTTCACATGTAATGGCCGCTGCATCACCATTTATTTCCGGCTTGGATTATGGTAATAATACCCTTACGATTACCGCTGTAGGTCCGATGATCAACAATATGCCGACTACATTGGAATATTCAGCCGACGGAGGTATCTCATGGCAGGCATCCAATGTGTTTACCAACTTACAGAACAATACCAATTACAATATCCAGGTAAGAACAGTAGGAACCCATTGTGTAGGAGCTCTGGACTTCTTTACGCTTCAGATCAGCAATATCATTACTCCAAATCAGGATGGAATCAATGATGTACTTGATCTTAGTGCTCTGGGTAACTTCAAAAATTTTACAGGGTCAGTATACGATCGCTATGGCTCTGAGATCTTCAGGTTCTCTAAACAGAATCCTGTATGGAACGGTACTGTAGGAGGTAAGAGACTGCCGACAGCCACATACTGGTATAAATTCAACTACGAGTATCCAAAATCCAAAGCCCAGATGAACTGGTCAGGATGGATCATGCTTAAAAACAGGGAATAA
- a CDS encoding cell division protein FtsX, translated as MAKSVDEFNKKRLRSSNITVVISIALVLFLLGLMGLILINAQKYSDYIKEQLVVNAYFDENFDAKDSVKIAKLEEETFKKIQTLAPVKKATYISREMAAKEAKASMGIDSDALFEENIFPSSVEIALKPEYVDPAKIDEAIKVIKSVPGIVDVKNDSTLMVDVYNNLSRILKWIFGFSMLFLILAVVLINNSIRLKIFSKRFIIKTMQLVGAKRRFILKPFIIEAVILGAIGSVIGLMALCGVWYYFTSQIGSAFVQDNNQYFWLALLVLGIGIFITVLSTVIATWRFLRTSVDDLYYS; from the coding sequence ATGGCTAAATCTGTAGATGAGTTTAATAAGAAAAGGCTTCGGTCCAGCAATATTACAGTAGTGATAAGTATTGCCTTAGTGTTATTTTTACTTGGATTGATGGGGCTTATTCTGATTAATGCCCAGAAATATTCCGATTATATAAAAGAACAGCTGGTAGTTAATGCTTATTTTGACGAAAATTTCGATGCTAAGGATTCTGTTAAGATCGCGAAACTGGAAGAGGAGACTTTTAAAAAAATCCAGACGCTGGCACCGGTTAAAAAAGCCACTTATATCTCACGTGAAATGGCTGCCAAAGAGGCCAAAGCCAGTATGGGGATAGACAGCGACGCCCTTTTTGAGGAGAATATTTTTCCATCTTCTGTAGAAATTGCCCTTAAACCTGAATATGTAGATCCAGCCAAGATTGATGAAGCCATTAAAGTCATTAAATCAGTTCCAGGAATTGTAGACGTAAAGAATGACAGTACATTGATGGTGGACGTATACAATAACCTCAGCAGGATCCTGAAATGGATTTTCGGTTTCTCCATGCTGTTCCTGATCCTGGCCGTAGTGCTCATCAACAACTCCATCCGTTTGAAAATATTCTCCAAAAGATTTATCATCAAAACCATGCAGCTGGTGGGGGCCAAAAGGAGATTCATCCTTAAGCCGTTCATCATTGAGGCTGTTATTTTAGGTGCTATAGGTTCCGTTATTGGTCTGATGGCACTTTGCGGTGTATGGTATTATTTTACAAGCCAGATCGGTTCTGCTTTTGTGCAGGATAATAACCAGTATTTCTGGCTGGCATTACTGGTATTAGGTATAGGGATTTTTATTACAGTCCTGAGTACCGTTATAGCGACATGGAGATTCCTGAGAACAAGTGTTGACGATTTATACTACTCTTAA
- a CDS encoding DUF3098 domain-containing protein, producing MSKKTNKFSAASYGKETESPQESPFYFGPQNFKWMLIGLAFIVVGFLLMMGADANTVDGKYDPNSWNDGIFSIRRIRIAPLFVVIGFVIEGYAILKRK from the coding sequence ATGAGCAAAAAAACAAATAAGTTTTCTGCCGCCTCTTATGGCAAAGAAACTGAAAGCCCACAGGAAAGCCCGTTCTACTTCGGACCCCAAAACTTTAAATGGATGCTGATAGGCCTGGCCTTTATTGTCGTTGGTTTCCTTCTGATGATGGGTGCTGATGCCAATACAGTGGACGGGAAATACGATCCGAATTCATGGAATGACGGAATTTTTTCTATCCGCAGAATCAGGATTGCGCCACTCTTCGTCGTGATAGGTTTTGTAATAGAAGGCTATGCCATTCTGAAAAGAAAATAG
- a CDS encoding undecaprenyl-diphosphate phosphatase encodes MDLIKAIIIAIIEGLTEYLPISSTAHMGFTASLMGLPEDEFLKMFQVSIQFGAILSVVVAYWKKFFDFSNLQFYFKLGFAVIPALVLGYLFDDKIEAVLGNQIAISSVLVLGGVVLLFADRWFKNPKITNEKDISIKTAVTIGFWQCLAMMPGTSRSAASIIGGMTQGLTRKAAAEFSFFLAVPTMLAVTVYSVFVKTWGKETATPQKGYEMIMASQDHMIIFIVGNIVAFIVALIAIKAFIGVLNKYGFKPWGWYRIFVGVALLIYFYWFK; translated from the coding sequence ATGGATTTAATTAAAGCGATAATCATTGCGATTATTGAGGGACTTACAGAATATCTTCCTATTTCATCTACAGCCCATATGGGATTTACGGCCAGCCTGATGGGGCTTCCCGAAGATGAGTTTTTAAAAATGTTTCAGGTATCCATACAATTCGGGGCTATTTTGTCTGTTGTGGTCGCCTATTGGAAAAAATTCTTTGATTTCAGTAACCTTCAGTTTTATTTTAAACTGGGCTTTGCTGTGATTCCGGCTTTGGTGCTGGGTTATCTATTTGATGATAAAATAGAGGCTGTTCTGGGCAATCAGATTGCCATTTCATCAGTATTGGTGTTAGGTGGGGTTGTCCTGCTCTTTGCCGACCGATGGTTTAAGAACCCGAAAATTACAAATGAAAAAGACATCAGCATTAAAACTGCGGTTACCATAGGGTTCTGGCAATGCCTTGCTATGATGCCCGGTACAAGCAGAAGTGCCGCTTCCATTATCGGGGGTATGACTCAAGGTCTGACCAGAAAAGCTGCCGCTGAATTTTCTTTCTTCCTGGCTGTTCCTACCATGCTGGCAGTAACGGTGTATTCCGTTTTTGTGAAAACGTGGGGAAAAGAAACAGCTACCCCACAAAAAGGGTATGAAATGATCATGGCCTCACAGGACCATATGATCATCTTCATTGTGGGTAATATTGTGGCATTTATCGTAGCATTGATTGCTATCAAAGCATTTATTGGCGTACTGAATAAATATGGCTTCAAGCCTTGGGGATGGTACCGTATCTTCGTAGGGGTTGCCCTGCTGATCTATTTCTACTGGTTTAAATAA